The Mangrovibacterium diazotrophicum DNA window GGATAAAAGATTGCGGGTCGCATCGTAGCGTATTTCCACACCATTCTGTCCTTTCGCTGCCCGAATAACGTAACCAAAACTACTCACGGTTTTCAGATCAAAAGTTCCTTTGAAACGGAAACAATCTCCTTTCAACCGCTTCACCGGATTTTTATCCAGACCCGGCAAGATATTTTTTTCGCTAATGTTGAATGATTTGTCCTGAAGTTGTCCCAATTCCTTCACCGGCTCTTTTACCAAACGAAGGCCTTCGGGATACTTATGAAGTGACAACTCAACCGGGATCGACATCTGGCCGGCAAATGGCATTTCAGCCAACTCTTTTTCCGAAATCGAACCAATTTGAATAACGCGCTGCGTACCATCCTCGCCAGGCACGATCCAGCTCGAGCCACCTTTAAATGTGCCATAGTCCGTTTTCATCAAACTGGTGAGCGCCGTAAAACTTTTACCGTCAAAATCACCAATCACATAGGCACCGATCGAATCCGTCAGCACCCACTGTTCTTCATCCGGGTGTCCGTTAACCGGCAACTCGAAAAGATCGGGGCGTCCTTTTGGTCCAACAATGTGGCTTTGGTAACTCCAATCTGTCAAATTAGTCGATGTGTAAAACGAAAAGCCATCGCCAATATCGCCGTCTTCGGGATTTCGGGCCAGCACCATCACAAAGCATTTTCCGGGTTCGTACCAAAATACTTTCGGATCGCGGGCATTTTCGTCCGCTTTATATGGGATGATTGGATTGCTACCGTACTTCGTCCAGTTTTCTCCGTTATCGCTGCTGTAAGCCATGCGGATCCCACAATCGTAACTCGTGTAAAAAATCACCAGCGTTGGCGAGCCTCCTGCTTGCTTTCCGAGTACATTTTGCTCATCTACCAGGGCGCTACCGCTGCGGATAGTACACTTATACAAATCGCGGGTGTCATTGTCGGGAACAACGGCGATCGGCTTCACCTCCCAATGCAACAAATCCTTACTCACAGCATGCCCCATATTGGTGTAAATGGCTGTATTTCCAACCGGGCTGTATTCGTAAAACAGGTGATAAAGCCCATCACTGTAAACCGTAGCGGCCGGGTTACCGATCCAATTGGCAGGCGCAGTAAAATGAAATTGCGGTCTCATCGATTGCGTGAAATCAGGTTCAGACTCCTGAGCGCGCGCAAAAACAACAAATAAACACAGTAATAAAGCAGAACAAAGAGGTTTGATCATGGCTGAAATTTTCAATTTGCTTAGCAAAATAAGCAAAAAAACGCTATATAAATCATAAATTGCTTCACGCAATTTCGGTTAAGCCAATGAAGTTTATTTTTACAGCCATATCTCTAATTCTGCTTTTCAGCCCGGCGAAAGGACAACTCAAAACAATGGGCAAAGCACATGTGCATGCACCCGTATGTTACGCATCCGACGAGGTGCACCGGGTTTATGTGGAGCCGCCGACGCGGATCCGACTTAAGTCGGCCCAAACGACTGCTGCAACCATTAACGTTACCTACATTGGTTTTTCGGATGAAGCAAAAACCGCCTTTGCTTATGCTGTCGACATTTGGGAGGGACTGATAAATTCACCTGTCACCATCAACATCCTGGCGCGTTGGACTCCACTGGAATCAGGTGTTCTGGGAAGTTGCGCCCCGACCGACTACCTCGAAAACTTCGACGGCGCCCCACTCAAAAATTACTACTACCCAATTGCACTGGCTGAAAAACTCGCCGGCAAAGAACTGAATAATTCGTATGAATACGAGATATCTGCCCAATTCAACAGCAGTAACGAATCGTGGTATTTTGGAACCGACGGCAATACGCCGTCCACAAAATATGATTTTGTATCGGTGGTTCTGCACGAAATCGCGCACGGGTTGGGCTTTACAGGCTTGTGCTACGAAAGTACAAGCGGTAATCAAACCGTTGGAGGCTACGGCTGGATCGAAGACCATCCGGGAATTTTTGACGATTACATGATCAACTTTGACGGAGACAAACTGGTTGACCAGACGAAGTTTCCGAACTTCTCAACAACCCTCTTTGACGAGTTTGAATCCGGCTACCTGATCTTCAAAAATGACGAAACAAAGTCGCAAACCAACAACAGCTATCCTCGCCTTTACGCTCCACTGACCTACGACGAGGGATCAAGTCTTTATCACTTGAACGAAAGCACCTACTTTCCCGGAAACCCGAGTTCATTGATGACCCCGAGTATTGGGCGCGGCGAAGCGATTCATAATCCGGGACCGGTTACACTGGCTATTTTCGACGAAATGGGATGGGTTTATACCACGATCATTCACGATGAATTACCGGATACGGAAGATACGACAACACCTTTGACCGTGGAGGCCCAAGTCATAAGCGACAATGGTCTCGACAGTACCAGTGTAAAAGTAGTTTACACTTACTCTGATTTCACAACACCAGACACCCTTCAACTGAATTATCAAGCATCAACCAGCTTGTTTACAAACCAAATTCCGATAAACGGCGCGAGTGAAATTCGCTATTACCTCATTGCAAACGACGTTGACGGGAACTTATTCGCCTTGCCAACACAAGCGCCGGATACCTATTTCAATGTGCTGATCGGTGTGGATCAAACTCCGCCGACATTGACTCACGAACCGGTTGTCCTGCAAATGGAAAGTGACCAAACACTAACAATTACGGCACAAGCAGAAGACAACATTGGTGTTGCCAACGTCAAAATGGAGTACGCAATCAATGACCAGGACTTCCAAACAGTAACGCTCGACGAGGCGGATGATGCCTACCAGAAAACAATCACCCTGCCGACGATTACCGACGGCGACTCTATCCGGTATCGCCTAATCGCGACCGATACATCCAGTCAGGCATTAACGACCATACTACCCTCAAACGGTTATTTTGTCGTTACAATCGAGGGATTTTACGACGCAGTGACGAATTACAGCAACAACTTTGACACCCCGGATCGGGATTTTATTTCGACAAGCTTTTACACCGCTACCGAAGAAGGCTTCGACAATGCCTCTCTCAACAGTCCCCATCCTTACCTGGCTCCCGAAAAATCAGATCAAAACTTTGAATACACAAGCATTTTGAAGCACCCGATCATTTTACAGGAAAACGGCGAGATGAGCTTTAACGAGGTCGTCCTGGTTGAGCCCGGCGCAACAGGGACAAGCTATAGTGACGACGATTTTTGGGACTATGTTATTGTTGAAGGATCGCTGGATGGCAGCACCAACTGGCTGCCAATTATCGATGGCTACGACTCGCGGGCAAACAGCTCCTGGCTCACAACCTACAACTCTTCAACGGATGGCGATAACTCAACGGCAACAGGAACGAAAGACCTGTACGTTGCACGAACAATTTCGCTAACCGGAAACGGCAATTTTAGCGCCGGGCAAACGGTGTACCTGCGCTTCCGCTTGTTCTCCGATCCTTTCGCTTACGGCTGGGGTTGGTCCATCGACGATCTGGTGATTCAGGATCCGGGAACTGCAGTTGCAACAATCGAAATCTCTCCGGGCGAAGTCATTTTCTTCCCAAACCCGGCAAAAGATCAGTTGAATATCCAGGGATCTTTGAAAGAAGCTCCAGGTGATATTCTGCTTTCGATCTACAACAACACAGGGCAAAAATTACTGCAGCGAAAAATCGAGGGAAGCACCGCCAACTTTAATGCCGAGCTTGATATCTCGAACTGGCAATCCGGTATTTATCTGGTCAATCTTCAGTTTGAAAACGGGCAATTGATTTCGCGTAAAATTGTGCGGGAATAGTCGGAACAGGGTTGAATTGAGATTTCATTTCTGTTAATAATCCGGGGGCAATTTTGAAAAAATAGAAACAAAACAGCCGATAAATT harbors:
- a CDS encoding T9SS type A sorting domain-containing protein, encoding MKFIFTAISLILLFSPAKGQLKTMGKAHVHAPVCYASDEVHRVYVEPPTRIRLKSAQTTAATINVTYIGFSDEAKTAFAYAVDIWEGLINSPVTINILARWTPLESGVLGSCAPTDYLENFDGAPLKNYYYPIALAEKLAGKELNNSYEYEISAQFNSSNESWYFGTDGNTPSTKYDFVSVVLHEIAHGLGFTGLCYESTSGNQTVGGYGWIEDHPGIFDDYMINFDGDKLVDQTKFPNFSTTLFDEFESGYLIFKNDETKSQTNNSYPRLYAPLTYDEGSSLYHLNESTYFPGNPSSLMTPSIGRGEAIHNPGPVTLAIFDEMGWVYTTIIHDELPDTEDTTTPLTVEAQVISDNGLDSTSVKVVYTYSDFTTPDTLQLNYQASTSLFTNQIPINGASEIRYYLIANDVDGNLFALPTQAPDTYFNVLIGVDQTPPTLTHEPVVLQMESDQTLTITAQAEDNIGVANVKMEYAINDQDFQTVTLDEADDAYQKTITLPTITDGDSIRYRLIATDTSSQALTTILPSNGYFVVTIEGFYDAVTNYSNNFDTPDRDFISTSFYTATEEGFDNASLNSPHPYLAPEKSDQNFEYTSILKHPIILQENGEMSFNEVVLVEPGATGTSYSDDDFWDYVIVEGSLDGSTNWLPIIDGYDSRANSSWLTTYNSSTDGDNSTATGTKDLYVARTISLTGNGNFSAGQTVYLRFRLFSDPFAYGWGWSIDDLVIQDPGTAVATIEISPGEVIFFPNPAKDQLNIQGSLKEAPGDILLSIYNNTGQKLLQRKIEGSTANFNAELDISNWQSGIYLVNLQFENGQLISRKIVRE
- a CDS encoding glycoside hydrolase family 32 protein yields the protein MIKPLCSALLLCLFVVFARAQESEPDFTQSMRPQFHFTAPANWIGNPAATVYSDGLYHLFYEYSPVGNTAIYTNMGHAVSKDLLHWEVKPIAVVPDNDTRDLYKCTIRSGSALVDEQNVLGKQAGGSPTLVIFYTSYDCGIRMAYSSDNGENWTKYGSNPIIPYKADENARDPKVFWYEPGKCFVMVLARNPEDGDIGDGFSFYTSTNLTDWSYQSHIVGPKGRPDLFELPVNGHPDEEQWVLTDSIGAYVIGDFDGKSFTALTSLMKTDYGTFKGGSSWIVPGEDGTQRVIQIGSISEKELAEMPFAGQMSIPVELSLHKYPEGLRLVKEPVKELGQLQDKSFNISEKNILPGLDKNPVKRLKGDCFRFKGTFDLKTVSSFGYVIRAAKGQNGVEIRYDATRNLLSCLGKSASLMPEDGKIKLDVLVDRSSVEIFANDGKVVLSGQYSSTGIGDEYILYNTGGELFIDNLDVYPMISVYPKK